TTTTGCCGTCATTATTGAGATCCCCGCGCGCGAGGGGATCGGGCGCCGGCCCGCCTTTGTAGAGGAAATTGATAAGAAACGTTATGTCGCGGATACTCGCTTTCCCGTCCCCATCAACATCGCCGCAGAGATAATATTGCAGCACCGGTTTCTGGGTGAGAAGCGTCTCCTGCCCGCCGGCTGTAACCGTCACTTTTATCGAATCGCTGCCTGCTGTCGCCGGGGCTTTCATGAAAGCCAAGAACGTCCCATCGCCATTATCGACCACCGGGGTTAGGATTCCACCTCCGCTGTGGGCTATCGCCACTGCGGCGCCCATCACCGGCGGCTGCCCCTGGTTGTTGAGCGGTGTCACGGTGATACGTATCGAATCCTGCCCGCCGCTCGCAAGAATTGTCTTATCGACCGTCACGGTCGAGATATTCGGATCGGCATAACGCAGTGCTTTCCAGGCATTGAATCGCACCAAAAGCGAATCAAGGGGATTCTTGGAGCAGAGTGTATTGTCGACATATTCCCAGAGGTATGGTGTCGCGCCGTCGCCGATATGCACCACTTTGATAAAAGAGGAAATAGCCGGTTTGTCGCACGACCAGCAGCGAGTGTCGGCGCCGGGCGTATTGGCCGCCATCAATGCCGCCATTAATTTATCTTCGAGCGGCCCGGTTGTCCGGAGGAATGCCGCCTGCATCGAATCAAGTATCCAGCCATCGAGAAGGATATTCCCCTGAATGGAGTATCCTATTCCGGTCAGATGTCCGGCCCATGGTGAGTTGATAGTTCCCGTGTACCCCGCCGAAGCTCCCGACCCGGCCAGGGTGACCACTCCATATTGGCGGTACCCCGGATCACCCTCGACATCATTTGCCGCCAGCCAGCCGATAATCGAATCCGGTGTCAGTCCCTGCAGCATACGATTATGAGCATTATTCTGATTTTGCACCAGATAGTACGCCTGCGTGTGGATCGCACCGATCCCCTCAATAAGATCGTTGATAATTCTTGAGTTGGCGATGCAGGAGGCACCGGCCCCGCCGACGGCGCCGGTTTCGGTGTCAACCGCCACAATGGAAAATGTGGCCAGGGCCGCCGTGGGCAAAAGCAACAAAAGGCAAATAATCGGTGCCTTATGCAATAAGCTCTCTTTAATAAGTCTCATACCAGATTTCTCCTTCTGGACTAAGGAGTGATAATTTTGCGGCAGATTCTTCCTCTTTAATTCGATTTACTTTCAGACCCTGCCTGCCGGAATAATGGCGAGTAATCTATGGTTTTCTATGTCTTACAATAAGTTAATCTATTCGCAAATTCTGTCAAGACATTTTTGACCATCGGCAATAGACGGCCCTCAATTAGCCAGAGTATCAGTACCTTCAGGGCTTATCGACTTTATGACATGACAAAGAGAAGGGAGGCTATCTGGGCAACGGATGAAAAATAATACCGCGGGGATTTACGGCTCGACTCCTTCGGTGCTCTTAAGCGCCCCGCTGACCTGCTTCTTGATTTTTATTCGAGTCAATTTCTGATCCGCCTCAAGACCATAACCGGTAGTCGTATCCCCCTTCTGAATTATCCGGACGAATTTATCGGTCTCGATCTTGTTATCGCGGGCGTTCCAGAGAAGTTGCTCGGTTTCCAGGCGGGAGCTATCCGCACTAACAACGATCACATGACCGTTGGCCACCATTGAATTAGTCCGTTCCCGCACCAGTCCGCTGTCGGCCGTGAGGTTGGAAATCTCATTGCCGGCGGAATCAAAGAAATCGACTTTCAGATTCCAGGCCAGGGTCGAATCGAACTTGTCATATTTCTCAATATAATCGGCTCGGATATCGGTGGTGCGGGTGGCCTTGTTGTAAAGGAAGATGCGGGCATTGCGCAGTTGCTGGTCGGGGCGAATCTTATGGGCGGAGGTGCTGTCAGGTCCCGAAGCAGGCGCCTTGATTTCATTCTTGCTGCCGCAGTTTATAAGCACGGCAGCCAGAACGAAGACCAAAATTGTATATAGAATCTCAAGTCGGCTCATATTTAATGTCTATCGGCTTTTCAGGCCTGGTTAACCATCGGTTATGCATCCAAATCCACTGGTCCTTGAACTCGGTTATAAACTCCTCCAAGACCTCAGTGCAGTTCTTTGGCATATTATACACATCTTTTTCGAAATTATCACTTCTTTCAATAACAATTTCCGGCCGGATAATCAGCCGATACTTTTTCCCCCGGCGCACGCAGACCATGGGGATAAAGGCGGCCCCGGTGCGCAATCCCAGCACCGATTGCCCCACCGGCGTATTGGAGAGCCTTCCAAACGCGGGCACAAACATGCTCCGGATTCGCATCGAATCGGTATCGATCAGGACGGCAATAGCATACCCCTGATGGAGCAGGCGCACTACCCGCCGCGGCGACTGCCGGGTATCGATCATCGCCACCTTCATCGCCTCCCGATTCTCATTGAGCAGGATATTAAGCCTTTTATCATACAGCTCTCTGGCGATAGCCGCAACACTATAGCCGGAATTGGCCAGATGAATGGCCAGCAGTTCGAAATTCCCCAGATGCCCGGTGATGATTAAGACTCCTTTCCCCCGCTGATACGCCTGCTCGAAATGCTCCCGCCCTTCGATGGCAACCAGGGGGGAGATTTCATAATAATGTTTCCTGAGGCGGATGACATCGACTGCATTTCGGCCGATGTTCAGGAAAAGATTCCGGACGATGCTTTTGCGCTTTGAATGGCTCAGCTTGTCGCCAAAAGCGAAATCAAGGTGCCGGTAGGCTTTAAGACGGTCTTTCCGAATCAGCAAATGGGCGACAAATCCAAGCAGGGAGCCTATAAAAAGAGCCGGTGAACGCGGCATAATATTGAGAAAAGCAACTATTGCTCGGATAAAGTAATAGATGATGTCATTCTTGACTTTCTTGAATCTCCCCACGGATAACTATACCAGCTTGGATTTGAGAATATCATGCAGATGGATAATGCCGACCGGCTGATGATTCTGATCGACAACCGGAAGAACCATAATAGAGAATCTTTCCATCACCGCCAGCGCTTCATCGAGAATGGCATGCGGGCCGATGGTTTTCGGATTTCTGGACATAACATCACCGGTCTTACGAATAAAGAAATTGTCATCCTTTTCGGCCAGCCGGCGGAGGTCGCCATCGGTGAAAATCCCCAGAAGCATATTGTTATTATCCACGACCAGAGCCGTGCCGAGCCGTTTCCCGGTAATCTCCAGAATCGTATCGCGAACAATCGTCTCCGGGTGGACAATGGGGATCTCCGAGTTGGTGTGCATCAGTTCCTCGACTGTCATCAATAGACGCCGTCCGATCGACCCGCCGGGGTGCAGAAAGGCAAAATCCTCGGGAGAAAAATCACGTTCTTCCAGAAGGGCAATGGCCAGAGCATCACCCATTACCATCGCCGCAGTCGCCGAGGAGGTCGGCACCAGATTATTGGGGCAGGCCTCGGATCTGACCGAGCAGTCCAGCACAATGTCACACTTGGCCGACAGAGGCGAATCGACCTGTCCGGTCATGAGGATTATTTTCACCCCCAGCCTTTTGACAGCGGGAAGAATTTGATAAAGCTCTTCAGTTGCACCCGATTTGGTGATGGCAATCATTATATCGTCGGAACGAACCAGGCCGAGATCGCCGTGGACACCCTCGGCGGGATGCAGGAAGAAGGCGGCAATACCGGTGGAAGCAAAAGTGGCGGCAACTTTTTTACCGACCAGACCAGATTTCCCCATGCCGGTGATAATGACTCTCCCCTTACATTCCAATATCAGTTGAACCGCACTGACAAAATTCTCATCCAGCCTTTGGGCCAGTTCGGCAATCGCCTCGGCCTCTTTCCTAATTACTTTCCGTCCATTTTCCAAAATCATATTCAGAACCTAAATCAAATAGGCGGCCGGGTCAAGATTATTTCCCTGAAAATAGGCCCGGATAATTTCGCGAACCGCCCCGTAGCCGCCTTTGGCGGAAGTAACGTAATCCACTTCCCTTTTCAATTCCTCGGCCGCATCGGCCACCGCGATAGCCAAGCCGACCTCGCGCGCCAGCCCGATATCCAGAATCTCATTACCGACAAAGGCTACCTGCGAAAGGTCTATTCCCAGTTTTTCCAGCAACGGGATAATCTGTTTCCGCTTGTCTTTCATTTCCTGAAGAACATATTTCACGCCAAGGTCTTTCATGCGGGTAGTGGTTGCAGCCGACGGACGTCCGGAAACCACCGCAATTTCCAATCCCGACCGAAGCGCCAGGACTATGAAGAAGCCATCGGATATATTGAATTTTTTCAACTCAAATCCATCGGGGCCGAAAAAGATACTGTCATCGGTCAGAACACCGTCAACATCAAGAGCAAGGAGTTTTATATTTTTTATCCTCCCGGCCAACTGGTCAAAGGTCAGATATTTCTTTAGTGCCATGTTTATAATTTATCTCCGGTCATTTCCTGAAGTTGCCTGATTTTCCAGACCTCGGACACGAGCATCTCCATGCTGGCCAGAGGAAGCATGGTAGCCGAATCGCTCAACGCCTTGGCCGGCTCCGGATGCGTTTCGACAAAGAGACCATCGACCCCGATGGCCACCGCCGCCCGGGCAAAGGGAATGATGAATTCCGGCTGGCCGGAGGAGATCTTTCCGCCGCCGCCGGGAAGCTGCAGGGAATGGGTGGCATCAAAAATAACCGGATAGCCGAATTTCCGCATGATGAGAAGCGAGCGAAAATCGACTACCAGATTATGATAGCCGAATGAGGAGCCTCTTTCGGTCAGCATCACTTTTCCCGACTGAGCTTTGGCGGCAATTTTATCCATATCCTCCGGGGCAAGGAACTGGCCCTTTTTGATATTGATCCATTTGCCGGTGGCGGCCGCCTGCCGCACCAGCTCCGTCTGGCGCGATAGAAACGCCGGAATCTGCAGGATATCAGCCACCTGTGCGGCCAGATTTATTTCGGGCGTTTCGTGAACATCGGTCAAAAGCGGCAGGCCGAACTCCTTCCCCACCTTTTGAAGAACGGTCAGACCAAAATCAATCCCCCGCCCGGCAAAAGAATCGCCCGAGAGACGATTCGCCTTGGCATACGATGACTTGAATATCAAAGGAATATCATACTTTTCCGAAAGCTCTTTTAGCTTATGCGCCACCCGGAAGCAGAGCTCTTCCGACTCGATAACGCAGGGGCCGGCAATCAGGAAAAGGGATTTCCCATCGATTATGCTATCCACATTATTTCTTTTGGACATGAGTATTCCACCTTTCCCATTAGAATTTCCGGAAATGCCATTTGATTATATCGCCGCCTCTGGTGACAAAGCGGTCTGAGGCGATCTGGCCAACGGTGTCGTTAACAGAATATATCCAGCCGTAATAATATCCCGATTCAAGGGAATCAATGGCTTTCACAAAGACTCCGGCCGGGCTATCCAGGTAGTCGACTTTATGATTGGCTCTCGTTATTTCGAAAACCGACTTGCCGGTTTGCCCTTTGAGAGAGATGATCAGGCTATCGGGCGAGGCAGTTGTATCGGCCCCGCTTTTTTCCCGGGGACCTGATTTCCCGGCACAACATATAATGATCGGAATTAGCAGAAGCATCGACATGAAAATATTATAACGATGTCTCAACAAACAGACCTCCAAAGATAGTCTCTCAATCCGGCAGACTCAAAGATAGATTATCTGATTACCAATGTCAAAGGTTAGAATTGCGGCTATTGTAAAAGAAACGGGACGCGAAACAAACTCGCCGAGCCAGCGTAAACTATTATCAGATGAACCTCATAATAAAAACAAAAATCAAAGAGAGTATAAAATGGTAAAAAAAATTATCCTCATTGCCTTCGCCGTTATTGTCGTGGGGGCCGTTCTGTTTTTCGCCATTGACGGCTCCGCCAAGAAAACAAATGATTTCAAAACGGTTAAAGTGGAAAAGGGCGCCATTATCGACAAAGCTTTGGCGGTCGGAAAAATCGAACCGGAAAGAGAAATATCGGTTAAGTCGAAAATTTCCGGAATTGTCAAAAAGATCTATGTCGATATCGGCGACTTGGTCAAAATAGGCGATCCTATAATTGATGTCGCTCCTGACCCCACCCCGATCGAATTCGCCGAGGCCAAACGTCAGGTGGAAATCTACGAAGTGGCTTTCGACAATTCCAAGCGCGAATTCGACCGCGTGCAGTCTCTCCGCGACAAGCAATTAATCTCCAATCAGGAATATGAATCAAAGAAAGCCGGTTATGATGAAGCTGACTTACGCCTCAAGCTGGCCCGCGAAAAGCTCTCGTTGATTCAATCGGGACAGACACAGATTGCCGATATCAAGGTCGATAATACTATCCGCTCGCCTATCAATGGCACGGTGCTGGCCAAGCTGGTCGAGGAGGGGGACCCGGTAGTGCCGCTGACCTCTTATCAGGCCGGAACCGACTTGATGTCGCTGGCTTATCTGGAAGACCTGATTTTTAAAGGAACGGTTGACGAGATCGATGTCGGGAAATTGCGGGTCAACCTCCCGGTGGAAATCAAAATAGGAGCCATCCCGGGCGACACGATCAAGGGAATCCTCGACAAAATTTCGCCCAAGGCGCATAAAGAAGAGGGTTCCACCCTTTTTGATATTGAAATAAAGCTGACCGAAGTCGGCAAATCCTTCCTTCGAGCCGGTTACAGTGCCAACGCCAATATTATTATCAATAAAAAAGAGGATATCCTCCTGGTTCCGGAAAGGCTGCTGAAAATCAGCGACACTTCCTCAACCGTAGAGGTGCAGGATTCTGCCGGAATTATTAGTCCCAGAAATGTCAAGACCGGCCTCTCGGATGGAATCAACATTGAGATTGTCGAGGGGTTGGCGGAAGGGGAATTGCTGGTGGAACGTCCTCCCAAGGAAATAAAGTAGGGAAATGGCCTTTCGATGATTCCTCTTCTTTCGGTAAAGCAATTCCTGCGCGACATGCGCAATCAGAAGCTTCGCACCTTTATGACCATGGGCGGAGTTCTATGGGGCACACTGGCGATAGTCCTTCTTTTCGGCTTCGGGAAAGGGATCCACAAACAACAAATGAAGTCCCAGCGCGGCCTGGGTGAAAATATCGCCATCGTCTGGCCCAACATCACCTCAAAGCCATGGCAGGGCCTGCCCCGGGGCCGGAACATCAATTTCACCGAAGAGGATGTTGCCCTGATGAAATCCCGCATCGGCAGCATCAATTATATTTCGCCGGAATATTCCAAGTGGGGCGTACGGCTTAAGTACGGTCGGAACGAAGTGATTCAGAATATAATCGGCGTGTGGCCGGAATTCGGTGAGATGCGCAACCTGATTCCCGATAGCGGCGGAAGATTTATCAACGCATATGATATCGGCTTGAAGCGAAGAGTAATTTTCATCGGTGATGAACTGAAAAAACAACTCTTTGGAACCGATGAGGCTATCGGGAAATATATTCTCGTCAACAATGTTCCTTTTCAGGTCATCGGCGTCCTCAAACCAAAAAAGCAGGACAGTTCCTACAGCGGCCGCGATAATAACAAAGGGGTTATTCCCTCCAGCACTTTCCAGGGGATGTACTCACGGCGGTATCTGAACGACTTTGTGGTGCAGCATAAAGAAACCAGCTCCATGCAAAGCGTGAAGGATGAAATATACACTCTGCTGGGAAATAAGTACCGCTTTGACCCTTCCGATAAGGAAGCACTGTCGATTTGGGACACGACCGAAGGGATGAAGTTCCTGAGCACTTTCTTCTGGGCTTTCAGAATTTTTCTGATCGGCATCGGCGTGGCGACTCTCATTACCGGCGGCATCGGGGTTTCCAATATCATGAATGTGGTACTGGAGGAGAGGACCAAGGAAATCGGGATCAAGATGGCGTTGGGGGCGAAAAAAGCGATGATAAAGCTGCAATTTGTTTTCGAGACGCTGCTCCTGACCACGGTCGGCGGGCTGGCCGGATATTTAATCGGTATCGGGATAATAAAGATAGTTCCACTTTTCAAGTTTGATGACTTCATAGGTATCCCCGAAGTTGATGTACTGGGGACGGCGGTAGCGGTGGGTGTGCTGGGCATAATCGGCCTGATCTCCGGATATTTCCCGGCCCGGCGGGCGGCCAATCTTCAACCGGTGCAGGCCCTGAAACTGTATTGAGATATGAATCCAAA
This genomic interval from Candidatus Zixiibacteriota bacterium contains the following:
- a CDS encoding efflux RND transporter periplasmic adaptor subunit codes for the protein MVKKIILIAFAVIVVGAVLFFAIDGSAKKTNDFKTVKVEKGAIIDKALAVGKIEPEREISVKSKISGIVKKIYVDIGDLVKIGDPIIDVAPDPTPIEFAEAKRQVEIYEVAFDNSKREFDRVQSLRDKQLISNQEYESKKAGYDEADLRLKLAREKLSLIQSGQTQIADIKVDNTIRSPINGTVLAKLVEEGDPVVPLTSYQAGTDLMSLAYLEDLIFKGTVDEIDVGKLRVNLPVEIKIGAIPGDTIKGILDKISPKAHKEEGSTLFDIEIKLTEVGKSFLRAGYSANANIIINKKEDILLVPERLLKISDTSSTVEVQDSAGIISPRNVKTGLSDGINIEIVEGLAEGELLVERPPKEIK
- the lptC gene encoding LPS export ABC transporter periplasmic protein LptC, whose product is MSRLEILYTILVFVLAAVLINCGSKNEIKAPASGPDSTSAHKIRPDQQLRNARIFLYNKATRTTDIRADYIEKYDKFDSTLAWNLKVDFFDSAGNEISNLTADSGLVRERTNSMVANGHVIVVSADSSRLETEQLLWNARDNKIETDKFVRIIQKGDTTTGYGLEADQKLTRIKIKKQVSGALKSTEGVEP
- a CDS encoding ABC transporter permease, producing MIPLLSVKQFLRDMRNQKLRTFMTMGGVLWGTLAIVLLFGFGKGIHKQQMKSQRGLGENIAIVWPNITSKPWQGLPRGRNINFTEEDVALMKSRIGSINYISPEYSKWGVRLKYGRNEVIQNIIGVWPEFGEMRNLIPDSGGRFINAYDIGLKRRVIFIGDELKKQLFGTDEAIGKYILVNNVPFQVIGVLKPKKQDSSYSGRDNNKGVIPSSTFQGMYSRRYLNDFVVQHKETSSMQSVKDEIYTLLGNKYRFDPSDKEALSIWDTTEGMKFLSTFFWAFRIFLIGIGVATLITGGIGVSNIMNVVLEERTKEIGIKMALGAKKAMIKLQFVFETLLLTTVGGLAGYLIGIGIIKIVPLFKFDDFIGIPEVDVLGTAVAVGVLGIIGLISGYFPARRAANLQPVQALKLY
- a CDS encoding KpsF/GutQ family sugar-phosphate isomerase, which gives rise to MILENGRKVIRKEAEAIAELAQRLDENFVSAVQLILECKGRVIITGMGKSGLVGKKVAATFASTGIAAFFLHPAEGVHGDLGLVRSDDIMIAITKSGATEELYQILPAVKRLGVKIILMTGQVDSPLSAKCDIVLDCSVRSEACPNNLVPTSSATAAMVMGDALAIALLEERDFSPEDFAFLHPGGSIGRRLLMTVEELMHTNSEIPIVHPETIVRDTILEITGKRLGTALVVDNNNMLLGIFTDGDLRRLAEKDDNFFIRKTGDVMSRNPKTIGPHAILDEALAVMERFSIMVLPVVDQNHQPVGIIHLHDILKSKLV
- a CDS encoding DUF1028 domain-containing protein, producing MRLIKESLLHKAPIICLLLLLPTAALATFSIVAVDTETGAVGGAGASCIANSRIINDLIEGIGAIHTQAYYLVQNQNNAHNRMLQGLTPDSIIGWLAANDVEGDPGYRQYGVVTLAGSGASAGYTGTINSPWAGHLTGIGYSIQGNILLDGWILDSMQAAFLRTTGPLEDKLMAALMAANTPGADTRCWSCDKPAISSFIKVVHIGDGATPYLWEYVDNTLCSKNPLDSLLVRFNAWKALRYADPNISTVTVDKTILASGGQDSIRITVTPLNNQGQPPVMGAAVAIAHSGGGILTPVVDNGDGTFLAFMKAPATAGSDSIKVTVTAGGQETLLTQKPVLQYYLCGDVDGDGKASIRDITFLINFLYKGGPAPDPLARGDLNNDGKRNIQDITYMIAFLYKGGPPPICP
- the kdsA gene encoding 3-deoxy-8-phosphooctulonate synthase, whose product is MSKRNNVDSIIDGKSLFLIAGPCVIESEELCFRVAHKLKELSEKYDIPLIFKSSYAKANRLSGDSFAGRGIDFGLTVLQKVGKEFGLPLLTDVHETPEINLAAQVADILQIPAFLSRQTELVRQAAATGKWINIKKGQFLAPEDMDKIAAKAQSGKVMLTERGSSFGYHNLVVDFRSLLIMRKFGYPVIFDATHSLQLPGGGGKISSGQPEFIIPFARAAVAIGVDGLFVETHPEPAKALSDSATMLPLASMEMLVSEVWKIRQLQEMTGDKL
- a CDS encoding HAD hydrolase family protein, which encodes MALKKYLTFDQLAGRIKNIKLLALDVDGVLTDDSIFFGPDGFELKKFNISDGFFIVLALRSGLEIAVVSGRPSAATTTRMKDLGVKYVLQEMKDKRKQIIPLLEKLGIDLSQVAFVGNEILDIGLAREVGLAIAVADAAEELKREVDYVTSAKGGYGAVREIIRAYFQGNNLDPAAYLI
- a CDS encoding DUF4430 domain-containing protein: MRHRYNIFMSMLLLIPIIICCAGKSGPREKSGADTTASPDSLIISLKGQTGKSVFEITRANHKVDYLDSPAGVFVKAIDSLESGYYYGWIYSVNDTVGQIASDRFVTRGGDIIKWHFRKF